The following are from one region of the Nicotiana tabacum cultivar K326 chromosome 3, ASM71507v2, whole genome shotgun sequence genome:
- the LOC107810343 gene encoding uncharacterized protein At4g22758-like: MERKLMKSFSEKICMQKAIKKGEENKKVKNNSTRLLITVNVLGSAGPLRFVVSENDKVAVVVNTALKQYAREGRLPILSSNVNDFFLYTTNAGIDALGPLDSIGSLGVRNFILCKKQKQPLMTEGRANEIAQNGKKGWKAWLTKSFSFKIHSH; this comes from the exons ATGGAGAGAAAGTTGATGAAATCATTTTCTGAGAAGATATGCATGCAGAAGGCAATAAAGAAAGGGGAGGAGAATAAGAAGGTGAAGAATAATAGTACTAGGTTGTTGATTACAGTAAATGTGTTGGGAAGTGCTGGGCCGTTAAGGTTTGTAGTGAGTGAGAATGATAAGGTTGCTGTGGTCGTTAACACTGCTCTCAAACAATATGCTCGTGAGGGCCGACTTCCGATTCTGAGTTCTAACGTCAACGATTTCTTTCTTTACACAACCAATGCTGGAATTGATG CTCTAGGACCATTGGACTCGATAGGATCACTAGGAGTGAGAAATTTCATCCTTTGCAAGAAGCAAAAACAACCATTGATGACAGAAGGAAGGGCAAATGAGATTGCTCAGAATGGGAAAAAGGGTTGGAAGGCTTGGCTGACTAAGTCATTTAGCTTCAAGATTCATTCCCATTGA